The Longimicrobiaceae bacterium genome window below encodes:
- the dnaN gene encoding DNA polymerase III subunit beta, protein MDFTIDTREHRAAIDTAADALPRREGILPALTLVQIEARDDGVVTYRGTDLDFSIEVEIKGEVTVPGSMCLPGRQLAEIARASDPASRTRLHLAEAAGAIDAGNSRFRLAAAAADDYVGGPASLPPGTNEATVPSDVLGAMAARVAWLTAKEEGRGILCGVLLETTATSLRMVATNGRQVGICEAPVAGLPDGVRCTVPPQLLAAAERHFKGRGPVTVLFGDTTVSFRVAGLTLTGRTLAGEYPDYARILPRAPGAVVQVPTATLAQAVRRTATLARTQPNKAVILRAENRSLRLWTNSPDVGSAHDQVEATILGDPVTLAFNAAMMADVLDVVSAEEVRIRLHGSRSGILLDGRGDDPIRSLWLVMPVSLESLDCTEPVAVADIAEPAPLAAAA, encoded by the coding sequence ATGGACTTCACCATCGACACCAGGGAACACCGGGCGGCCATCGACACGGCGGCCGACGCCCTCCCACGCCGCGAGGGCATCCTCCCCGCGCTCACGCTCGTGCAGATCGAGGCGCGCGACGACGGCGTGGTCACGTACCGGGGCACCGACCTCGACTTCTCCATCGAGGTGGAGATCAAGGGCGAGGTGACCGTCCCGGGCAGCATGTGCCTCCCTGGGCGTCAGCTCGCGGAGATCGCACGCGCCAGCGATCCCGCCAGCAGGACGCGCCTGCACCTGGCCGAGGCGGCCGGCGCGATCGACGCGGGGAACTCCCGGTTCCGGCTCGCCGCCGCCGCGGCCGATGACTACGTCGGCGGCCCGGCGAGCCTGCCGCCCGGGACGAACGAAGCCACCGTGCCCAGCGACGTGTTGGGCGCGATGGCGGCGCGCGTGGCGTGGCTCACGGCGAAGGAGGAGGGACGCGGCATCCTCTGCGGCGTCCTGCTGGAGACCACCGCGACCTCGCTGCGTATGGTGGCGACGAACGGTCGCCAGGTCGGGATCTGCGAGGCGCCCGTCGCCGGTCTGCCTGACGGCGTCCGCTGCACGGTGCCGCCGCAGCTCCTCGCGGCGGCGGAGCGGCACTTTAAGGGCCGGGGGCCCGTCACGGTTCTGTTCGGCGACACCACCGTCTCGTTCAGGGTGGCCGGGCTCACCCTCACCGGGCGCACGCTCGCGGGCGAGTACCCGGACTACGCCAGGATCCTTCCCCGCGCGCCGGGCGCGGTCGTCCAGGTGCCCACCGCCACCCTTGCCCAGGCGGTCCGCAGGACGGCGACGCTCGCCCGGACGCAGCCGAACAAGGCAGTCATCCTCCGGGCGGAGAACCGCAGCCTGCGCCTCTGGACCAACTCGCCCGACGTGGGCAGCGCCCACGACCAGGTGGAGGCGACGATCCTGGGGGATCCGGTCACCCTGGCGTTCAACGCGGCGATGATGGCCGACGTGCTCGACGTGGTGTCGGCCGAGGAGGTGCGCATCCGGCTGCACGGCTCGCGAAGCGGCATCCTGCTGGACGGGCGCGGCGACGACCCGATCCGGTCGCTGTGGCTGGTGATGCCGGTGTCGCTGGAGTCGCTCGATTGCACGGAGCCGG